The Anabaena sp. PCC 7108 region GACAAAGAAATTGCTTTTTCAACTATGTTGAGACTGCTCTTATCGTAAGGCTGAATCAGGATTGTTGAAGCATCAGGGGTGCTGATATTTGCTAGAGATTTCAAAGCCGTGGGTGTACCGTAATATTCCACCTGTACCTTATCTAGTAGACTCGCATTGGCGCGACCAGTGCGAATGGTATTAAAAGCTCGTTGAGTTGCCTCAACGGTATGTTGCATCTTACTTTCAGCTTCAGCTAATTTCACAAGAACCTCCCACAAGGGTACCGATAGATTCTCCCATTACTGCTCGGTGGATGTTACCTCGCACCGTTAAGTCAAATACAAGAATGGGAATATTATTTTCTTTACACAAGGCAATTGCGGTGCTATCCATGACTCGCAAATCTTTAGTCAAAACATGGGCATAGGTGAGGGTTTTATAACGCTTGGCATCAGGATAAATTTCGGGATCAGCGTCGTAGATTCCGTCTACTTTGGTGGCTTTAAAAATCACTTCTGCATCAATTTCAGCTGCTCTTAAAGCGGCAGTAGTATCTGTAGTAAAAAATGGATTTCCCGAACCTGCACCAAAAATTACCACCCGCCCTTTTTCGAGATGACGGATGGCACGACGACGAATATACGGTTCTGCTAATTCTTGCATAGCGATCGCAGTTTGTACCCGCGTCTGTATCCCTATTCGTTCTAGCGAGTCTTGGAGCGTCATGGCATTCATTACCGTGGCAATCATTCCTATGTAGTCAGCGGCTGCCCTGTCCATACCTGCTGATGCCGCTTTGACACCTCGAAAAATATTGCCGCCGCCAACGACTATAGCGATTTGAACGCCTGTGGCTACCACCTCTCCTACCTCTGCAGCTATTTCTTTGACCACTTCTGGATCAATACCATAGCCCATGTTGCCCATCAAGGCTTCACCACTCAGTTTAAGTAAAACCCGTCGGTAATTCGTTCCCATGAAGTTTCGCTTTATCAAAAAAGTTGCAATTGCCTCCAATTTAAGATAGCAGTACA contains the following coding sequences:
- the pyrH gene encoding UMP kinase translates to MGTNYRRVLLKLSGEALMGNMGYGIDPEVVKEIAAEVGEVVATGVQIAIVVGGGNIFRGVKAASAGMDRAAADYIGMIATVMNAMTLQDSLERIGIQTRVQTAIAMQELAEPYIRRRAIRHLEKGRVVIFGAGSGNPFFTTDTTAALRAAEIDAEVIFKATKVDGIYDADPEIYPDAKRYKTLTYAHVLTKDLRVMDSTAIALCKENNIPILVFDLTVRGNIHRAVMGESIGTLVGGSCEIS